In the Mastacembelus armatus chromosome 17, fMasArm1.2, whole genome shotgun sequence genome, one interval contains:
- the rab36 gene encoding ras-related protein Rab-36 isoform X2 — protein sequence MQDKRNGMIPFPLAISRDRVILEFPKCYTPEASLQLKKDWDIQAKASCKDRSARHQPWDRQKMSKVVVVGDLNVGKTCLINRFCKDVFERDYKATIGVDFEIERFEINGVPFSLQIWDTAGQEKFKCIASSYYRGAQVIITVFDMADIKSLDHTCQWLEEAMRENEPDPCFIFLVGTKNDLLPSEERQRTEKDAIRIATDMCAEFWAVSAKTGENVHGFFFRVAALAFEKCMLKDMESGVPASIGQGDCIKSDHVNLEEPATQDIERGCC from the exons ATGCAGGATAAAAGGAATGGGATGATACCATTCCCACTAGCTATCAGCAGAGACAGGGTCATCTTGGAATTCCCAAAG TGCTACACACCTGAGGCCTCTCTGCAGCTGAAGAAAGACTGGGACATACAGGCTAAAGCATCCTGTAAAGACAGAAGTGCCAGGCATCAGCC GTGGGACcgacagaaaatgtcaaaagtgGTGGTTGTTGGAGACCTTAATGTAGGGAAGACCTGCCTCATTAATAG gttttgtaaAGATGTCTTTGAAAGAGACTACAAAGCCACTATAGGAGTAGACTTTGAGATTGAGAGGTTTGAAATAAATGGTGTCCCTTTCTCCCTTCAGAT CTGGGATACTGCAGGACAGGAAAAATTCAAATGCATTGCTTCTTCATACTACAGAGGCGCTCAGG TCATTATCACAGTCTTTGACATGGCAGACATTAAGTCCCTAGATCACACATG tCAGTGGTTAGAGGAAGCGATGAGAGAAAATGAGCCTGACCCCTGTTTTATCTTCTTGGTTGGCACTAAAAATGACCTGCTG CCCTcagaagaaagacagaggacagaaaaagaTGCCATCAGAATAGCAACGGATATGTGTGCAGAGTTTTGGGCTGTTTCAGCTAAAACAG GAGAGAATGTGCATGGCTTTTTCTTTAGGGTGGCTGCTTTGGCCTTTGAAAAGTGCATGCTAAAGGACATGGAAAGTGGGGTTCCTGCTAGCATTGGGCAAGGAGACTGTATCA AATCAGATCATGTTAACCTGGAGGAGCCTGCAACCCAAGACATAgagagaggctgctgctga
- the rab36 gene encoding ras-related protein Rab-36 isoform X1 yields MTSVVLLKLMLILGPLGTSEKQNKKYQVQQVVMQDKRNGMIPFPLAISRDRVILEFPKCYTPEASLQLKKDWDIQAKASCKDRSARHQPWDRQKMSKVVVVGDLNVGKTCLINRFCKDVFERDYKATIGVDFEIERFEINGVPFSLQIWDTAGQEKFKCIASSYYRGAQVIITVFDMADIKSLDHTCQWLEEAMRENEPDPCFIFLVGTKNDLLPSEERQRTEKDAIRIATDMCAEFWAVSAKTGENVHGFFFRVAALAFEKCMLKDMESGVPASIGQGDCIKSDHVNLEEPATQDIERGCC; encoded by the exons ATGACTTCAGTTGTCTTGCTTAAATTAATGCTCATTTTGGGACCGTTGGGgacttcagaaaaacaaaataaaaagtaccAAGTACAGCAG GTCGTCATGCAGGATAAAAGGAATGGGATGATACCATTCCCACTAGCTATCAGCAGAGACAGGGTCATCTTGGAATTCCCAAAG TGCTACACACCTGAGGCCTCTCTGCAGCTGAAGAAAGACTGGGACATACAGGCTAAAGCATCCTGTAAAGACAGAAGTGCCAGGCATCAGCC GTGGGACcgacagaaaatgtcaaaagtgGTGGTTGTTGGAGACCTTAATGTAGGGAAGACCTGCCTCATTAATAG gttttgtaaAGATGTCTTTGAAAGAGACTACAAAGCCACTATAGGAGTAGACTTTGAGATTGAGAGGTTTGAAATAAATGGTGTCCCTTTCTCCCTTCAGAT CTGGGATACTGCAGGACAGGAAAAATTCAAATGCATTGCTTCTTCATACTACAGAGGCGCTCAGG TCATTATCACAGTCTTTGACATGGCAGACATTAAGTCCCTAGATCACACATG tCAGTGGTTAGAGGAAGCGATGAGAGAAAATGAGCCTGACCCCTGTTTTATCTTCTTGGTTGGCACTAAAAATGACCTGCTG CCCTcagaagaaagacagaggacagaaaaagaTGCCATCAGAATAGCAACGGATATGTGTGCAGAGTTTTGGGCTGTTTCAGCTAAAACAG GAGAGAATGTGCATGGCTTTTTCTTTAGGGTGGCTGCTTTGGCCTTTGAAAAGTGCATGCTAAAGGACATGGAAAGTGGGGTTCCTGCTAGCATTGGGCAAGGAGACTGTATCA AATCAGATCATGTTAACCTGGAGGAGCCTGCAACCCAAGACATAgagagaggctgctgctga